Genomic DNA from Dehalococcoidales bacterium:
GTGAGAGGCGGGGTCGGTTAGCATCACCGGTGAGGAGCGGAAGAAGGCTCTCGAGCCTCTCGCTTAAATTGCGCTCCAGCTTATAAAGGGGGCCTCTGGCGGTTGCCAGTATGGAGGGGTAGGGAGCGAAGAGGTAAGTTGCATATCAATAAGTAGCAACGGGCTCCGTGGATATCCACGGAGCCCGTTTATTAATTAGAGCATTTGCTATAACTTGAGGTATCCTGATCTATGTAATGGCAAGGATCAGAAGGGCAATAGCGATAAAAAGCACGGTAAGCACTATTGTAAGATTAAAAAGGGTTTTTTCGATGCCACGGCGGGTTCGATAAACGGTATCTGCTTGCCCGAATATCCCTCCCAGACCACCTCCGCGCACTTGCAGGAGAAGAACCGCAATTAGCGCTACCGAGATGATTATCTGGGCTACCAATAAATAAGTTTGCATATGTTAACTTTCCTCCAGTTTGCGTTTAATAATATCCGCGGCAATTTCTGGATTAGCTCTTCCTCTTGTAACTCTCATCATTTGGCCGATCAAGAACTTCAAGGCTTGTTCTTTGCCGGCTTGATAATCTGCTACTGCGGATGCATTAGCTTTTATGATTTGAGCTGCAAATTCATCCAGTTCCTGAGAGCCGCTGATCTGGGTTAATCCTTTTTCTGCAACCAAAACGCCTGCGCTTTTGCCGGTAGTGTACATTTCTTCAAGCACTGTTTTGGCGGTTGCCATGCTTATTGCGCCGCTGCCTTCCAACTTCAGCAGCTCAGTTAATTCTTCTGCTGGTAACTTTGTACTAAAGATGTCAAAATCAATAGCTTGAGCATTTACGATACCTGAAACAGGTCCGGCTATCCAGTTGGCAACTTCTTTTGCAGAGCGTGCGGAACGTTTTAATACTATTTCGAAATAGTCTGCCGTTTCTTTACTTGCAGTAAGTATTCCGGCATCGTAATCTGATAATCCAAATTCATTAATAAACCGCTCGCATCGTTGATCGGGGAGTTCTGGCATGCGCTGCCGGATTT
This window encodes:
- the secG gene encoding preprotein translocase subunit SecG, whose protein sequence is MQTYLLVAQIIISVALIAVLLLQVRGGGLGGIFGQADTVYRTRRGIEKTLFNLTIVLTVLFIAIALLILAIT